Part of the Lytechinus pictus isolate F3 Inbred chromosome 18, Lp3.0, whole genome shotgun sequence genome, TGTATATTACCagactgaacaaaaataaattgataaatttataCCTCAGCTATAATTATAGTAATATCAATATGGTACTTATACagcaataaaacaatatttcatagctcgtaatacatgtacactgaGCACTAGATACAAAAACTTAATAAAAGAGATGAGCCTAacataaaacaagtggaacgcctctggcagtctcgcctgcattacacaatttaatatagcagcagtgctaactttgaaaactactataaaataatcattcacaaaaacaccattcatataatgacataataccacgttcattgaccataaatgacatttgaacggtgacttaagacttgtcaactacacccatgtccacatttcattcactctatccataaactttcaaagttatgatggcaattcaacaattaccccaacatggcctaagtttattgaccttaactgacctttgaccttggttttgtgacctgaaactcacaggggatgttcagtgatacttgattactcttatatcccaagttttatgaactagatccataaactttcagagttaggatggtaattcaacaaatacccccaacacggccaaagttcattgaccttaaatgaccattgacaatggccatgtgacctgaaactcgcacaggatattcagtggtacttgattaaccttatgtccaagtttcatgaactagatcgatacattttcaaagttatgatggtaattcaacaaatacccccaacttggccaaagttcattgaccctaaatgacctttgaccttggtcatgtgacctgaaactcagacaggatgttcactaatacttgattaaccttatgtccaagtttcatgaactagatccataaattttcaaagttatgatagtaattcaacaaatacccccaacttgaccaaagttcattgaccctaaatgacttttgaccttggtgacatgacctgaaactcgagcaggatgttcactaatacttgattaaccttatgcccaagtttcatgaactaggtccatatactttttaagttatgatgtcatttcaataacttaaccttcggttcagattttgaaaataattctcccaacatgatctaagttcattgaccctaaatgacctttgaccttggtcatgtgacctgaaactcagacaggatgttcagtaatacttgattaaccttatgtccaagttttatgaactagatccataaactttcagttaggatggtaatttaacaaatacccccaacacggccaaagttcattggccctaaatgacctttgaccttggtcatgtgacctgaaactcagagaggatgttcagtaatacttgattaaccttatgtccaagtttcatgaactaggtccatatactttctaagttatgtcatttcaaaaacttaaccttaggtcaagatttgatgttgacgccgccgccgccgtcggaaaagcggcgcctatagtctcgctctgctatgcaggcgagacaacaaAACCCAGAAACATCAATCAACATGGAAATTAACAAGACAGTTATCAGGAGAAAGCTAGAGGAGTGCAATTAAATTCTTCTAATAAATAGTGTGATGGGTTCGCTCTCTCTCGATCCACTCACTTGACGGGACTTAGATCAGTTGTGTAATTCACTCACCGTGCTCACGTGGTCATTCTGCTATTAAACACCAGATCTCTCAAAATATATGCACAACTAGTATAGATTACACTGCACTCCAATATTTAGGTTACAACACTTTAATGCTGGGTAACTTACCCTCCAAAAATATTGCAGACCAGTGTGTCACACGAACGGGCACCTGAAGATCTTCGGGAGCGCACGGCACATATGTCCTCACACCAGGCCTCACCAACTGCAACTGCCCCCATTAACAATGGGCCGACAGACATACGTGCCGCGCGCTGCACCTGTCTCTCTCCACGTGCACGCACCTTCACATAAAAATGACTGAGTTCGTTACACAACACTCACCCAAGATTAGTCAGTCTCCTGACTGACATgcaagtttgtttgtttgttgttgttttttggggtttttttttggtaaaaattccTTTTGCCTTTCTTCTAATTTAAAAACTGAATGATGGGGGATAACACTTGACCCCTATGACTTTAATGtctgaacaataaaaaacatcttTGTTTTAGGTCAAACCAGAATGTCTCCTTTTTTTTAAGCACTTTCAATTTCACCATAAATGtttctgtttgtttttttgttttctttctcttcaaCAATCCGTTTATTCTCGGATTTAATcctttgatttttaaaacacCTCAcacatgttttaaaaaatgttcctTTTCAAGTACAAcctaaaaaacaaataatgtcctccaattttcatgaactttCCTAATAACAGTCTTTCAAGAGCAATCCGGCTTCGAAGTCCACCTCATACGCCGTGACGACCTCTTCCTGGTGTATGAGTTCGCCATACCTGAATGTTTCTCTCTTAacagtttggtttattttcttcactttcCCTACACACGTGGCCTCCAATTCTTTGTCAGTTAACGAGGTCCCTACTTTCCCGGCCTTGTCCACTCCACGTATCTTTGTGGCTCCCTTGGTTTGGTCTGCAGATTCGTTGAGGTTTTGGTGCACTGTCACTTGATAACGCCGTTCTTTGCTCTCCTGGAACACCTTTCCCTCCTTCCCGTAACATGACGTAGAACTGTACTCACAAACATTCACAGTTTTCCCCTCGAGAACTCTCTCTGCATCTAAATTCCCGATGTCTTGCCCTATCTGTACTCGTCTGATATCATTGGTAACTAGGACATCATCATTCGCTTGAACCACTGTCCCCTCTGATTCTTCTGCATCCTCGGATGTGCTATTGGCCTGTCTTCTCTCCGATGCCAGAAGAGCACACATCCCTCTTGCCTTTCCTTTTAAGGGCTTCCTATTCTCTCCCTCCACATCGTTACGGGTTGTTGGTAATACGTCAATCACCAGATGATCGCCAAAATCATCTTCCCTTTCACTTCCTCTCGCACCAGGGGCACGTTCCTTGCTTAGCTTTCTTTCTGCATCCCTCCCTCTTTTGTAGTCGATTTGGTTCCTTTTTTGTTGATCACGGTCTGGGTGATTTCTGCTTGAATGACTCCTTGGTGACCTACTTCTTTGCCTTGTATGCCTTTGGACACACTTGGGCAATCTTTCCTCCAGATGGTACCTCGATGATCGTGGACTCCTATGGGGAGAGCGACTTGCCTGGGGGCTTCTTCTCCTAGGACTTCTCTGGTGCTTTCTTTCATGGGCCCGTAGATTGTCCAGTCGCCCATAGGTTTTTCCACATTCCTTACATGAGTGCCTTCGGGGATGTCCATGTTGTTCATTTAGATGTCTTTTAAGGCTCCGATAATGACTGAAGATCCGGTTGCAGGTGAAGCATTTGTTTCCTTCAGATCTCATCTTGATTATGTCtgcatgataaaaataaaatgaagaaacaaaTAAAGCAGGTTAATCCCGACAGCCAAAACactttattcattattactGTGGCATCACACACTCGCATCCATCTACTGCAATTACATTCCTAGAATAAATC contains:
- the LOC129281669 gene encoding sal-like protein 1, whose translation is MDKEVKVCGKRRKTDSDKRATRRERNKRYSQKTSSIQVPVEVTEELRRIGNEEGFSSDRDIISYLISVYNNKAREEHSQISKEFRSHVKDVAVQTDDEPVQRLTQDQEELMQEIDGEKCLPGGADGEMEQTHWLSNDTNQGTSYLKEERKDECVTPGADGSKYYMSQLLTLEGQTFTIKHEVDEDLTGEEQEEDQCTKQDIIKMRSEGNKCFTCNRIFSHYRSLKRHLNEQHGHPRRHSCKECGKTYGRLDNLRAHERKHQRSPRRRSPQASRSPHRSPRSSRYHLEERLPKCVQRHTRQRSRSPRSHSSRNHPDRDQQKRNQIDYKRGRDAERKLSKERAPGARGSEREDDFGDHLVIDVLPTTRNDVEGENRKPLKGKARGMCALLASERRQANSTSEDAEESEGTVVQANDDVLVTNDIRRVQIGQDIGNLDAERVLEGKTVNVCEYSSTSCYGKEGKVFQESKERRYQVTVHQNLNESADQTKGATKIRGVDKAGKVGTSLTDKELEATCVGKVKKINQTVKRETFRYGELIHQEEVVTAYEVDFEAGLLLKDCY